One segment of Gasterosteus aculeatus chromosome 3, fGasAcu3.hap1.1, whole genome shotgun sequence DNA contains the following:
- the vps4b gene encoding vacuolar protein sorting-associated protein 4B isoform X1: protein MEPTTLQKAIAVAKKASEEDQAGNYEEAISSYKHAVKYFLHIVKREPQGKDGNQKIRDTCKQYLDRVEELQAYLENKEKAIDLASKAAQEDKAQKYEEALRLYQAAVQYFLHVVKYEAQSDKAKHSIRAKCAEYLDRAEKLKEYLKKKENAPPAKPVKESQSDDKGNESDEGDNPEKKKFQNQLSGAIVMEKPNIKWSDVAGLEGAKEALKEAVILPIKFPHLFTGKRTPWRGILLFGPPGTGKSYLAKAVATEANNSTFFSISSSDLVSKWLGESEKLVKNLFSLAREHQPSIIFIDEIDSLCGSRSENESEAARRIKTEFLVQMQGVGNNNEGVLVLGATNIPWTLDSAIRRRFEKRIYIPLPEEHARAFMFRLHLGSTPNSITDTDFVTLGKKTDGYSGADISVIVRDALMQPVRKVQSATHFKRVRGESRTEANVIVNDLLTPCSPGDPNAIEMSWMDVPGEKLLEPIVSMSDMLRSAANTKPTVNDQDLDKLKKFTEDFGQEG from the exons ATGGAGCCCACCACTCTGCAG AAAGCGATTGCCGTAGCAAAGAAGGCCTCAGAGGAAGACCAGGCTGGGAACTATGAAGAGGCCATCAGCTCCTACAAACATGCTGTCAAGTACTTTCTGCACATTGTAAAAC GTGAACCGCAGGGTAAAGATGGCAACCAGAAGATCCGAGATACATGTAAACAGTACCTGGACAGAGTGGAAGAATTACAGGCGTACCTCGAGAATAAAGAG AAAGCCATTGATCTCGCCAGCAAGGCGGCTCAAGAAGATAAAGCCCAAAAATACGAGGAGGCTCTGCGTCTTTACCAGGCTGCTGTTCAGTACTTCCTCCATGTGGTGAAAT ATGAAGCCCAGAGTGACAAAGCCAAACACAGCATCCGGGCAAAGTGCGCTGAATACTTGGACAGAGCAGAGAAGTTGAAGGAGTAtctaaagaagaaagaaaacgctCCTCCTGCCAAGCCAGTCAAAGAGTCACAGTCCGATgacaaagg GAATGAAAGCGATGAGGGTGATAATCCAGAGAAAAAGAAGTTCCAAAATCAACTTTCCG GTGCGATTGTTATGGAGAAACCAAACATCAAATGGAGTGATGTTGCCGGTTTAGAGGGAGCAAAGGAGGCGCTGAAAGAAGCAGTTATCCTTCCTATCAAATTTCCCCACCTTTTCACAG GAAAGAGAACACCATGGAGAGGAATCTTGCTCTTTGGACCTCCTGGCACAGGAAAGTCCTATCTGGCTAAAGCTGTTGCCACGGAGGCAAACAACTccaccttcttctccatctcttcGTCTGACCTCGTCTCCAAATGGCTGGGAGAGAGTGAAAA GCTGGTGAAGAATCTTTTTAGCCTTGCCAGGGAGCACCAGCCCTCTATCATCTTCATTGATGAGATCGACTCCCTGTGTGGCTCAAGAAGTGAGAACGAGAGTGAGGCCGCTCGCCGCATCAAGACAGAGTTCCTGGTTCAGATGCAGG gCGTGGGGAATAACAACGAGGGTGTGCTGGTACTCGGTGCAACAAACATCCCATGGACCCTAGATTCCGCCATCAGAAGACG ATTTGAGAAGAGGATCTACATCCCGCTGCCCGAGGAGCACGCGCGCGCCTTCATGTTCAGGCTCCATCTTGGCTCGACACCCAACAGTATCACCGACACCGACTTTGTCACTCTGGGTAAGAAGACGGATGGATACTCTGGAGCAGATATCAGTGTCATTGTCAGAGACGCTCTAATGCAGCCTGTTCGAAAAGTCCAGTCGGCCACCCACTTCAAACGG GTGCGGGGTGAATCAAGAACTGAAGCCAACgtcattgtaaatgacctcttgaCTCCTTGCTCACCTGGCGATCCCAACGCGATTGAGATGTCATGGATGGATGTACCTGGGGAGAAGCTGTTGGAGCCCATAGTGTCCATG TCCGACATGCTGAGGTCTGCGGCCAACACAAAGCCAACAGTCAATGACCAAGATCTGGACAAACTGAAAAAATTCACAGAGGACTTTGGACAGGAAGGCTAG
- the vps4b gene encoding vacuolar protein sorting-associated protein 4B isoform X2, with the protein MATNNNLQKAIDLASKAAQEDKAQKYEEALRLYQAAVQYFLHVVKYEAQSDKAKHSIRAKCAEYLDRAEKLKEYLKKKENAPPAKPVKESQSDDKGNESDEGDNPEKKKFQNQLSGAIVMEKPNIKWSDVAGLEGAKEALKEAVILPIKFPHLFTGKRTPWRGILLFGPPGTGKSYLAKAVATEANNSTFFSISSSDLVSKWLGESEKLVKNLFSLAREHQPSIIFIDEIDSLCGSRSENESEAARRIKTEFLVQMQGVGNNNEGVLVLGATNIPWTLDSAIRRRFEKRIYIPLPEEHARAFMFRLHLGSTPNSITDTDFVTLGKKTDGYSGADISVIVRDALMQPVRKVQSATHFKRVRGESRTEANVIVNDLLTPCSPGDPNAIEMSWMDVPGEKLLEPIVSMSDMLRSAANTKPTVNDQDLDKLKKFTEDFGQEG; encoded by the exons ATGGCTACCAACAACAATTTACAG AAAGCCATTGATCTCGCCAGCAAGGCGGCTCAAGAAGATAAAGCCCAAAAATACGAGGAGGCTCTGCGTCTTTACCAGGCTGCTGTTCAGTACTTCCTCCATGTGGTGAAAT ATGAAGCCCAGAGTGACAAAGCCAAACACAGCATCCGGGCAAAGTGCGCTGAATACTTGGACAGAGCAGAGAAGTTGAAGGAGTAtctaaagaagaaagaaaacgctCCTCCTGCCAAGCCAGTCAAAGAGTCACAGTCCGATgacaaagg GAATGAAAGCGATGAGGGTGATAATCCAGAGAAAAAGAAGTTCCAAAATCAACTTTCCG GTGCGATTGTTATGGAGAAACCAAACATCAAATGGAGTGATGTTGCCGGTTTAGAGGGAGCAAAGGAGGCGCTGAAAGAAGCAGTTATCCTTCCTATCAAATTTCCCCACCTTTTCACAG GAAAGAGAACACCATGGAGAGGAATCTTGCTCTTTGGACCTCCTGGCACAGGAAAGTCCTATCTGGCTAAAGCTGTTGCCACGGAGGCAAACAACTccaccttcttctccatctcttcGTCTGACCTCGTCTCCAAATGGCTGGGAGAGAGTGAAAA GCTGGTGAAGAATCTTTTTAGCCTTGCCAGGGAGCACCAGCCCTCTATCATCTTCATTGATGAGATCGACTCCCTGTGTGGCTCAAGAAGTGAGAACGAGAGTGAGGCCGCTCGCCGCATCAAGACAGAGTTCCTGGTTCAGATGCAGG gCGTGGGGAATAACAACGAGGGTGTGCTGGTACTCGGTGCAACAAACATCCCATGGACCCTAGATTCCGCCATCAGAAGACG ATTTGAGAAGAGGATCTACATCCCGCTGCCCGAGGAGCACGCGCGCGCCTTCATGTTCAGGCTCCATCTTGGCTCGACACCCAACAGTATCACCGACACCGACTTTGTCACTCTGGGTAAGAAGACGGATGGATACTCTGGAGCAGATATCAGTGTCATTGTCAGAGACGCTCTAATGCAGCCTGTTCGAAAAGTCCAGTCGGCCACCCACTTCAAACGG GTGCGGGGTGAATCAAGAACTGAAGCCAACgtcattgtaaatgacctcttgaCTCCTTGCTCACCTGGCGATCCCAACGCGATTGAGATGTCATGGATGGATGTACCTGGGGAGAAGCTGTTGGAGCCCATAGTGTCCATG TCCGACATGCTGAGGTCTGCGGCCAACACAAAGCCAACAGTCAATGACCAAGATCTGGACAAACTGAAAAAATTCACAGAGGACTTTGGACAGGAAGGCTAG
- the kdsr gene encoding 3-dehydrosphinganine reductase gives MSSEEGLSSTITDWLFLNSWWLLLPFVMLLVVAAFIVAFVLLLYMISPLISPKPLKLNGAHVVVTGGSSGIGKCIAIECYRQGAFITLVARDEAKLLQAKKELEKFAINDKQVVLCISVDISSEYSQVESVIKQAQEKLGPVDMLVNCAGMAVSGRFEEMEVDRFKKLMEVNYLGSVYPTRAVITTMKERRMGRIMFVSSQAGQIGLFGYTAYSPSKFALRGLAESLQMEIKPYNIYVTLAFPPDTDTPGLAEENKNKPLETKLISETSGVCQPDQVAKIIVRDAVQGNFNSSVGPDGYMLSALTCGMSPVTSITEGLQQIVTMGLFRTIALFYLGSFDSIVRRCMIQREQSKAANKRE, from the exons ATGTCCTCTGAAGAAGGGCTGAGCTCAACGATCACGGATTGGCTTTTCCTCAATTCTTGGTGGCTTCTTCTGCCATTTGTCATGCTGCTTGTGGTCGCCGCCTTCATTGTGGcttttgtgttgctgttgtACATGATATCGCCTCTTATAAGTCCCAAACCTCTGAAACTGAACGGGGCCCACGTCGTG GTGACTGGAGGCTCAAGTGGTATTGGGAAATGCATTGCAATTGAATGCTACAGGCAAGGAGCATTCATCACTTTGGTGGCACGGGATGAG GCTAAATTGCTTCAAGCAAAGAAAGAGTTGGAGAAGTTTGCCATCAATGATAAACAG GTGGTGCTCTGCATATCAGTGGATATTTCCAGTGAATACAGCCAGGTGGAAAGTGTAATAAAGCAG GCTCAAGAGAAGCTGGGGCCTGTTGATATGTTGGTCAACTGTGCTGGGATGGCCGTTTCTGGAAGGTTTGAGGAAATGGAAGTGGACCGTTTTAAA AAACTGATGGAAGTGAACTACCTGGGCAGCGTTTACCCGACACGCGCCGTCATAACCACCATGAAGGAGCGGAGAATGGGCCGCATCATGTTTGTGTCCTCTCAAGCAGGCCAGATCGGCTTGTTTGGATACACCGCCTACTCCCCATCCAAGTTTGCCCTGCGTGGCTTAGCCGAATCGCTGCAGATGGAG ATAAAGCCGTACAATATCTATGTGACGTTGGCCTTCCCCCCCGACACTGACACTCCAGGATTGGCTGAGGAAAACAAGAACAAG CCCCTCGAGACCAAATTGATCTCAGAAACCTCTGGAGTTTGTCAACCGGACCAAGTGGCCAAAATCATCGTTCGTGACGCAGTG CAGGGGAACTTCAACAGCTCAGTGGGACCCGACGGTTACATGCTGTCAGCGCTCACCTGTGGAATGTCCCCGGTTACCTCCATCACAGAGGGTCTCCAGCAG ATCGTTACCATGGGATTATTTCGGACCATCGCCCTCTTCTACCTGGGGAGTTTCGACAGCATCGTGCGCCGCTGCATGATCCAGCGGGAACAGTCGAAAGCAGCTAATAAGAGGGAGTAA
- the bcl2b gene encoding apoptosis regulator Bcl-2 produces the protein MSNECNRHIVEKYICHKLSKRGYAFGFDDVGEEDAASNGSMVVPPPTAVRRCREAGPDGESFPRLCKRLPQSDPTAAATHRVLREAGDELERLYQPDFTEMSRQLYLTSTTAQRRFAEVIDELFRDGVNWGRIIAFFEFGGTVCAECVAKEEMASQVDNIAEWMTEYLNGPLNIWIQDNGGWDAFVELYDRQRDSLFSSSWPSIRAVFGLAALGAASLTIGAYLTQK, from the exons ATGTCGAACGAGTGCAACCGCCACATTGTGGAAAAGTACATCTGCCATAAACTCTCCAAACGAGGCTACGCGTTCGGATTCGATGACGTCGGGGAGGAAGACGCAGCCAGCAACGGCTCGATGGTTGTCCCGCCGCCGACCGCGGTCCGCCGGTGCCGCGAAGCCGGGCCCGACGGCGAGAGCTTCCCGCGCCTCTGCAAACGGCTGCCGCAGTCCGACCCGACCGCCGCCGCCACGCACCGGGTCCTGCGCGAGGCTGGAGACGAACTGGAGCGGCTGTACCAGCCGGACTTCACGGAGATGTCGCGGCAGCTGTACCTCACCTCCACCACGGCGCAGAGGCGGTTCGCAGAGGTGATAGACGAGCTGTTCCGGGACGGGGTGAACTGGGGCCGCATCATCGCTTTCTTCGAGTTCGGCGGGACGGTGTGCGCGGAGTGCGTGGCCAAGGAGGAGATGGCGTCGCAGGTGGACAACATCGCGGAGTGGATGACGGAGTATTTGAATGGACCTCTGAACATCTGGATACAAGATAACGGGGGATGG GACGCCTTTGTGGAGCTGTACGACCGGCAGAGGGACTCCCTCTTCAGCAGCTCCTGGCCCTCCATCAGGGCCGTCTTCGGTCTGGCTGCTCTCGGGGCCGCCAGCCTCACCATCGGCGCGTACCTCACGCAGAAGTGA